From a single Adhaeribacter swui genomic region:
- a CDS encoding RNA polymerase sigma factor, producing MALILPLPVLHDTSYQQFDELPEQELWNTLRQGNEAALAFIHRSYYKSLYRYGLKLSQDADLSEDCIQDLFVTLWTARSNISAVQSIKLYLFTSYRRLILQHKKNRQKALNRLFYQPDVVFSSEEVMMKSEADQQTTQNFIILLNSLPKRQKEALYLRYYEDLSFTEVAQLMDVSYQSVLNHIQRALNNIRQRPDLAILLGRSSFKLSSS from the coding sequence ATGGCGTTAATTTTACCTCTACCTGTCTTACACGACACTTCTTATCAGCAGTTTGATGAGCTGCCGGAACAGGAGCTTTGGAATACGCTGCGGCAGGGGAACGAGGCGGCCTTAGCTTTTATTCACCGGAGTTATTACAAAAGCCTTTACCGGTATGGGCTTAAACTAAGTCAGGATGCCGATTTAAGCGAAGATTGTATTCAGGATTTATTTGTGACCCTCTGGACTGCCCGGAGTAATATAAGTGCGGTACAATCAATTAAACTGTACTTATTTACCTCTTATCGTCGGTTGATTTTACAACATAAAAAAAACCGGCAAAAAGCGTTAAACCGTTTATTTTATCAGCCAGATGTAGTTTTTTCTTCGGAAGAAGTAATGATGAAGTCAGAAGCTGATCAGCAAACCACCCAAAATTTTATTATTCTACTAAACAGCTTGCCCAAACGCCAGAAAGAAGCGCTTTATCTGCGGTACTACGAAGATTTAAGCTTTACGGAAGTGGCGCAATTAATGGATGTAAGTTACCAATCGGTGTTAAACCACATTCAACGGGCTTTAAACAATATCCGGCAACGTCCGGATTTGGCTATTTTGCTGGGGCGCTCTTCCTTTAAACTAAGTTCTTCTTAA
- a CDS encoding vanadium-dependent haloperoxidase, whose amino-acid sequence MKLFTRILIALILANFSACQPKPNPAGLDAFTRFQLVEWNKHLSRIIITDIFSPPVASRIYAYTNIAAYEALVPGFPACQSLAGQLNGLENVPAPEQGKEYYYPVASAEAFATVMKKLTLVPTNTEKYETEYLEKIKKIGIKKEVLENSLAYGKKVGEHVIAWALKDNYLESRAMQRHMLSQKISEWQPTPPDYMPAVEPHWNTIRPFVMDSASQCKPHDPTPFDTLPSSKFYKEAEEIYLLGKNSDEEKQLIAKFWDDNPNVSYTKGHITYFKQKLTPGGHWITITSNVCKSKNINPMEQAEAFVFVTTSLADGFISCWDAKYKFVHIRPETYIEKYIDPEWDPLLQTPPFPEFPSGHSVISAAAAAALTNLFGDNFAFTDSTQLAIGLPVRKFRSFYAAAAEAGLSRMYGGIHFRPANEHGAEEGKEVGNLVYQKLKTRRSGQLAKLQ is encoded by the coding sequence ATGAAATTATTTACGCGTATTTTAATTGCTCTTATTCTGGCAAATTTTAGCGCCTGCCAGCCCAAACCCAATCCCGCCGGTCTCGATGCCTTTACCCGTTTTCAGCTTGTTGAATGGAACAAGCACCTGAGCCGCATTATTATTACGGATATTTTTTCGCCGCCGGTAGCCAGCCGCATTTACGCCTACACCAACATTGCCGCCTACGAAGCCTTAGTACCAGGGTTTCCGGCTTGCCAATCTTTAGCCGGTCAGTTAAACGGCCTGGAAAATGTGCCAGCCCCCGAACAAGGCAAAGAATACTATTACCCAGTAGCCAGTGCCGAAGCTTTTGCCACTGTAATGAAAAAATTAACCCTGGTACCAACTAATACCGAGAAGTACGAAACCGAATACCTCGAAAAAATTAAAAAAATCGGGATAAAGAAAGAGGTGCTGGAAAACTCGCTGGCTTACGGTAAAAAAGTAGGCGAACATGTAATTGCCTGGGCCTTAAAAGACAATTACCTGGAGTCGCGGGCCATGCAGCGGCACATGTTATCGCAGAAAATAAGCGAGTGGCAACCTACTCCGCCCGATTACATGCCCGCCGTAGAACCGCACTGGAACACCATTCGCCCTTTTGTGATGGACTCTGCGAGCCAGTGTAAACCCCATGATCCTACTCCATTTGATACTTTACCAAGTTCTAAGTTTTATAAAGAAGCAGAAGAAATTTATTTATTGGGCAAAAACTCCGACGAAGAAAAACAACTCATCGCTAAGTTCTGGGACGATAACCCCAATGTTTCTTATACCAAAGGCCACATTACTTATTTTAAACAAAAATTAACTCCGGGCGGCCATTGGATTACTATTACCAGCAATGTGTGTAAATCTAAAAACATAAACCCCATGGAACAAGCCGAAGCTTTCGTGTTTGTTACCACGTCTTTAGCCGATGGTTTTATTAGCTGCTGGGATGCCAAATATAAGTTCGTGCATATTCGTCCGGAAACTTACATTGAAAAATACATCGACCCCGAGTGGGACCCATTGTTGCAAACACCCCCGTTTCCGGAGTTTCCGAGCGGGCACAGCGTTATTTCTGCGGCGGCCGCCGCGGCTCTTACTAATTTGTTCGGCGATAATTTTGCCTTTACCGATTCTACCCAATTAGCTATTGGTTTACCGGTTCGTAAATTTAGATCGTTCTACGCTGCTGCTGCGGAGGCGGGCTTGAGCCGGATGTACGGCGGCATTCACTTTAGGCCAGCCAATGAACATGGCGCCGAGGAAGGGAAAGAAGTAGGCAACCTGGTTTACCAAAAACTAAAAACCCGCCGCAGCGGGCAATTAGCCAAATTGCAATAA
- a CDS encoding FG-GAP repeat domain-containing protein, translating into MRFVFWLSLWVLLSVSCTPKKNTPGLAVSGKELQQILPDSNETAALDGNSLAHVYCSACHQFPEPALLPKYIWEKNVLPVMGHRLGIGADLSLYTRLSTPEIMALIKADIYPSKALIAKKDWIKIQEYYQTQAPEKLAAPELLRPDSLTLFRASALPINKSRNALTSLLQYEPTTQELLIGDRRNKLFHLNHQLSVVDSIQLDTPPVAAIRQQNGQYQVLTAGSLNPSDAPYGRLYSWNLNNSAGANPILQLSDLQRPVHLASSDLNQDNLLDLIICQYGNQIGKLSWFEAKEHGTYQEHILKKIPGSRQVIIRDLNHDNRPDIVALFAQAAESVIVFYNQGQGRFTEELLVQLPPVYGASYLELVDFNHDGAEDLLLTNGDNGDYSFVLKPYHGIRLFLNNKENKFKEAVFLPLPGATQAVARDFDQDGDVDIAAIAYFADFMHQPETGFVYYENKGNNIFRAQTTLAATQGRWLTLTTGDLDQDGDEDIMLGSFIFATTPVPPLLQEQWLKNGPSVLLLKNQLQPKLQ; encoded by the coding sequence ATGCGCTTTGTTTTCTGGTTAAGCTTATGGGTTTTATTAAGTGTTAGTTGTACACCTAAAAAGAATACCCCTGGTTTAGCCGTAAGTGGGAAAGAATTACAGCAAATTTTACCAGATTCAAACGAAACAGCGGCATTAGACGGCAATAGCTTGGCCCACGTGTATTGCTCGGCGTGCCACCAATTTCCTGAGCCTGCTTTATTGCCTAAGTATATCTGGGAGAAAAATGTATTACCCGTAATGGGGCATCGTTTAGGAATTGGGGCTGATCTAAGCTTATATACGCGTTTGTCAACGCCGGAGATTATGGCCTTAATAAAAGCGGATATTTACCCCAGTAAAGCATTAATTGCCAAAAAAGACTGGATTAAAATTCAGGAATATTACCAAACGCAGGCTCCCGAAAAATTGGCGGCTCCTGAACTACTGCGGCCAGATTCCCTTACTTTATTTCGGGCAAGCGCTTTACCCATTAACAAAAGCAGAAATGCGCTTACCTCCTTGTTGCAATACGAGCCTACTACCCAAGAATTATTGATCGGGGACCGGCGGAATAAGTTATTTCACTTAAACCATCAATTATCGGTAGTAGATTCTATTCAATTAGATACGCCACCGGTAGCCGCAATCCGGCAACAAAATGGCCAATACCAGGTATTAACGGCGGGTTCCTTAAACCCATCCGATGCGCCCTATGGCCGATTGTATTCCTGGAACCTGAATAACAGTGCTGGTGCTAACCCTATATTGCAACTATCCGATTTACAGCGACCCGTACACTTGGCCAGCAGCGATTTAAATCAGGATAATTTGCTAGATTTAATTATATGCCAATACGGGAACCAAATAGGCAAATTAAGCTGGTTTGAGGCCAAAGAACATGGTACCTATCAGGAGCATATTTTAAAAAAAATACCCGGTAGCCGCCAGGTTATTATCCGGGATTTAAACCACGATAACCGGCCCGATATTGTTGCTTTATTTGCCCAGGCCGCCGAAAGTGTTATTGTATTTTATAACCAAGGGCAGGGCCGATTTACCGAAGAATTGTTGGTACAATTGCCGCCGGTTTACGGGGCTAGTTACCTGGAGCTAGTTGATTTTAATCACGACGGCGCCGAAGATTTATTACTAACCAATGGCGATAACGGCGATTATTCTTTTGTGTTAAAACCTTACCACGGTATCCGGTTGTTTTTAAACAACAAAGAAAATAAATTTAAAGAAGCGGTTTTTCTGCCCTTACCCGGCGCTACGCAAGCCGTAGCCCGGGACTTTGACCAGGATGGGGATGTAGATATTGCCGCCATTGCCTACTTCGCCGATTTTATGCATCAACCCGAAACCGGTTTTGTTTACTACGAAAATAAAGGAAATAATATTTTCCGGGCGCAAACTACTTTAGCAGCTACGCAAGGGCGGTGGCTCACGCTTACTACCGGCGACCTGGACCAGGATGGCGACGAAGATATTATGCTGGGTTCTTTTATTTTTGCTACTACCCCGGTGCCCCCCTTATTGCAGGAACAATGGCTTAAAAACGGACCAAGTGTACTTCTGTTAAAAAACCAACTCCAACCCAAGTTGCAGTAA
- a CDS encoding FecR family protein: MSLPDYTLQDFIQDSSFQHWVYKTDAAAEQKWNTWLEAYPEKKVLAQQAALLLTGIAIKPLPIPESQVQASWHRLKHRLAFSENSIKPGATPATPARLQHWQKWAAVVLFCIGSFVVYYIAFKQKQQVYRTNYGETATIILPDSSTVVLNGNTTLRYPLNWDSGKKREVWLEGEAFFSVLQKPGKGNAQFVVHTPELNVQVLGTTFNVTNRRQKTRVVLNSGKVNLCAQGPTEEYLTETLKPGEMAELIPSAQKFTKRQVNPEVYSSWTHKKLIFQATPLADIVTLLEENYGYRVQVSDQRILTRTITGEIYIDDVNTLLVALSTSFNLKFEKKDQRTLRITSPV, translated from the coding sequence ATGAGCTTGCCGGATTATACTCTTCAAGACTTTATACAGGATTCATCCTTTCAGCATTGGGTATATAAAACCGATGCTGCAGCGGAACAAAAATGGAATACCTGGCTCGAAGCGTATCCGGAGAAAAAGGTGCTGGCGCAACAAGCCGCATTGCTGCTAACCGGCATCGCCATAAAACCCCTGCCTATCCCCGAAAGTCAGGTGCAGGCTAGTTGGCATCGCTTAAAACACAGGTTGGCATTTTCCGAAAATTCTATTAAGCCGGGAGCAACACCCGCAACTCCGGCCAGGTTGCAGCATTGGCAAAAGTGGGCGGCTGTGGTTTTGTTTTGTATCGGCAGTTTTGTGGTTTATTACATTGCGTTTAAACAAAAGCAGCAAGTCTATCGCACCAATTACGGCGAAACCGCTACCATTATTTTACCCGATTCGTCTACGGTAGTTTTAAATGGGAACACCACTTTGCGTTATCCGCTAAACTGGGATTCAGGTAAAAAAAGGGAAGTTTGGCTCGAAGGCGAAGCCTTTTTTAGCGTGCTGCAAAAGCCCGGCAAAGGCAATGCGCAATTTGTGGTGCATACGCCCGAATTAAACGTGCAGGTTCTGGGTACTACATTTAACGTAACCAACCGTCGCCAGAAAACGCGGGTGGTGCTTAATTCAGGTAAAGTTAATTTGTGCGCCCAAGGCCCGACAGAAGAATATTTAACCGAAACCTTGAAACCCGGCGAAATGGCCGAACTTATTCCTTCGGCGCAAAAATTTACTAAACGACAAGTAAATCCGGAAGTTTACTCTTCCTGGACCCACAAAAAACTAATTTTTCAGGCCACCCCTCTGGCCGATATCGTGACTTTGCTGGAAGAGAATTACGGTTACCGGGTGCAGGTAAGCGACCAACGTATTCTGACCCGCACCATTACCGGTGAAATTTATATCGACGATGTAAATACTTTACTGGTAGCTTTATCTACCTCTTTTAATTTAAAATTTGAGAAAAAAGATCAACGAACATTACGCATTACATCGCCCGTGTAA
- a CDS encoding SusC/RagA family TonB-linked outer membrane protein — protein sequence MITNKKKVLLRNALILACMASLPEVYAQDLLLANNQPSKNQITNTSAKKVPLTDVLQNLQQQYNVSFLYETQNLEGKVVSAGSLPSGTIEKGLDNLLTSVNLRYAKINERTYAIVPGTKNAEIRVSSALGSLSAASENAGNSPAMEWLASSRPAILPTYKPTKAPDWQITGTVTGSNGEGLPGVTVLLKGTTTGATTGPNGAFSLNIPEQAGTLVFSFIGYATKEVPVSGPGPVNVTLTEDTKALEEVVVVGYGTQKKESVTGAISSVSAKQISELPVPSVAQAIQGRAAGVSVVNTGTPGSNPIVRVRGVGSINFAADPLYVVDGVPTGGLANIDTKDIQSVEVLKDAAATAVYGSRAANGVILITTKNGGKDGKIRVTVDANYGAQTAWNQIETLNTQQYLQYANTLLNGALPPRLQPDNFNQPIYPGATQTYAQTNTNWQDALFRTAVLSQNNITISGGTDKSQFYTSGGYFKQEGITVGTGFDRYSYRMNSTHKLNSIFTVGENLMGSYTTQQYEPADNRTRIIHAIRSLPYLPVHDPTLLGGFRAAQNSIDGSDPFNPIRLAELDQNENRNFKILGNLFAEANITKWLKFRSTGGLDYYNNLQAIYLPIFNDLSSGSRPASTINNNRATGRTFVLTNQLTVDKTFNNHYINFTAVQERTDRRNIQENMNGNQPNSVVVTLNQPLNPGLSQTIGENVLLSYLGRLNYEFKGKYLLSASFRRDGFSGFAPGNKWGNFPGASIGWRVSEEPFMKGISQLSDLKLRASYGKIGFNGIGNYDYVVNANLNATVYPFGNTRGLGTYTNGLANPDLKWEITTMQNYGFDFGLLNNKIVFSAEYYQRLTDEKHGLILSIPTPNSFGFGGGGVNANVGQMKNSGLEFTAGYNQNEGAFKWSVNANVTTLKNEVVKFSSPTATLDEGTDQDFAAGYAITRTQQGQPIQSFYGWVVDKIYQNEEEVKADNAAAVAKKGAGAFYQTEKTAAGDIRFKDLNNDGVVNSDDRQFLGSYLPKVTYGINGTANYKNFDLSLFVQGVTGNKVYNATRAALEGGLRLFGAGTAVLDAWTPTHTDTNVPRMVNGDPNQNTRPSGRFLENGAFTRLRNITLGYTIPTATLSSITNGKVSSFRVYVTSQNLFTITKYSGLDPEVGQARGSLLTNGIDFGTYPQPRTFLGGIQVSF from the coding sequence ATGATTACTAACAAGAAAAAAGTGCTGCTCCGCAATGCCTTAATTCTGGCCTGTATGGCCTCGTTACCCGAGGTTTACGCGCAAGATCTGTTATTAGCGAACAATCAGCCCAGCAAAAATCAAATCACCAACACCTCGGCCAAGAAGGTTCCATTAACCGATGTGCTACAAAATCTACAGCAGCAGTACAATGTTTCCTTTCTGTACGAAACGCAAAATCTGGAAGGTAAAGTAGTAAGCGCCGGCTCCCTGCCTTCGGGTACCATAGAGAAAGGTTTAGATAACCTATTAACGAGCGTTAATTTGCGTTACGCTAAAATAAACGAGCGCACCTATGCCATTGTGCCAGGAACAAAAAACGCCGAAATCCGCGTAAGTAGCGCTTTGGGGTCGCTTTCTGCGGCTAGCGAAAACGCGGGAAACAGCCCGGCTATGGAGTGGTTGGCAAGTAGTCGTCCGGCTATATTGCCCACCTATAAACCAACTAAAGCCCCGGATTGGCAAATTACCGGTACGGTCACCGGCTCCAATGGCGAAGGCTTACCTGGCGTAACCGTATTATTGAAAGGTACCACAACCGGAGCAACTACAGGTCCTAACGGTGCTTTTTCTTTGAATATTCCGGAGCAGGCGGGTACTTTGGTGTTTTCGTTTATTGGTTATGCTACCAAAGAAGTACCGGTAAGCGGTCCGGGACCGGTAAACGTTACCCTCACCGAAGATACCAAAGCCCTGGAAGAAGTAGTGGTGGTGGGTTACGGTACGCAAAAGAAAGAATCGGTTACCGGAGCTATTAGTTCGGTTTCGGCGAAGCAAATATCGGAGTTGCCGGTGCCTAGCGTAGCGCAAGCCATACAAGGTAGAGCTGCCGGGGTTAGCGTCGTAAATACAGGTACTCCGGGTTCTAACCCCATTGTACGGGTGAGAGGGGTTGGTTCCATAAACTTTGCGGCCGATCCGCTGTACGTAGTAGATGGCGTGCCAACTGGTGGTTTAGCAAACATTGATACCAAAGATATTCAATCAGTTGAGGTGTTAAAAGATGCGGCGGCCACGGCAGTTTACGGTTCCAGAGCGGCAAATGGCGTTATTCTAATAACTACTAAAAACGGTGGTAAAGACGGTAAAATCAGAGTTACAGTAGACGCAAACTATGGCGCTCAAACTGCCTGGAACCAGATAGAAACTTTAAATACCCAGCAGTACCTGCAATATGCCAATACGCTATTAAATGGAGCGCTTCCGCCCCGTTTACAGCCCGACAACTTTAACCAACCCATATACCCAGGAGCTACGCAAACCTACGCGCAAACCAATACAAACTGGCAGGATGCGCTTTTCCGGACTGCGGTGCTTTCCCAAAATAACATCACCATTTCGGGCGGCACAGATAAATCGCAGTTTTATACCAGCGGTGGTTACTTTAAGCAAGAAGGAATTACCGTGGGTACCGGTTTTGACCGCTACAGCTACCGGATGAATTCTACCCACAAATTGAATAGCATATTTACCGTAGGCGAGAACTTAATGGGCTCATATACTACGCAACAATACGAACCAGCCGATAACAGAACCCGGATTATTCATGCTATTCGTTCTTTACCTTATTTACCGGTGCATGACCCAACCTTATTAGGTGGTTTCCGGGCGGCTCAAAACTCCATCGATGGTTCTGACCCTTTCAATCCTATCCGGTTGGCTGAGTTAGATCAGAACGAAAACCGCAATTTTAAAATTCTGGGTAATTTATTCGCCGAAGCCAATATCACAAAATGGTTAAAATTCAGATCTACCGGGGGGCTTGATTATTATAATAACCTGCAGGCTATTTATTTGCCAATTTTCAACGATTTATCTTCTGGTTCCCGACCGGCTTCTACCATTAATAATAACCGGGCTACCGGCCGTACTTTTGTTTTAACCAACCAGTTAACAGTTGATAAAACGTTTAATAACCATTATATCAACTTTACTGCGGTGCAAGAGCGCACCGACCGTAGAAACATCCAGGAGAATATGAATGGTAACCAACCTAACTCAGTAGTTGTTACCTTAAATCAGCCCCTTAACCCTGGTTTAAGCCAAACCATTGGAGAGAATGTTTTACTTTCTTACTTAGGCCGCTTAAATTATGAATTCAAAGGCAAATATTTATTAAGTGCTTCGTTCCGGCGCGATGGTTTTTCGGGTTTTGCACCAGGCAATAAATGGGGTAACTTCCCAGGTGCCTCTATTGGCTGGCGGGTTTCCGAAGAACCTTTCATGAAAGGAATTTCGCAACTTTCTGATTTAAAACTAAGAGCCAGTTATGGTAAAATTGGTTTTAATGGTATTGGTAACTACGACTACGTTGTAAATGCTAATTTAAATGCCACCGTTTACCCTTTTGGTAATACCAGAGGATTAGGTACATATACCAATGGTTTAGCTAACCCAGATCTGAAATGGGAAATCACTACCATGCAAAACTATGGTTTCGACTTTGGTTTACTCAACAACAAAATTGTATTCTCTGCGGAATATTACCAAAGATTAACCGATGAAAAGCATGGTTTAATTTTAAGTATACCAACCCCTAACTCCTTCGGATTTGGTGGCGGTGGTGTTAACGCGAACGTGGGCCAAATGAAGAACTCGGGATTAGAATTTACGGCAGGCTATAACCAAAACGAGGGAGCATTTAAATGGAGCGTTAACGCAAACGTAACCACCTTAAAAAATGAAGTAGTAAAATTCAGTTCTCCTACCGCTACCCTGGATGAAGGTACTGACCAGGACTTTGCCGCTGGTTATGCTATTACCCGTACGCAACAAGGTCAGCCAATCCAATCTTTCTACGGCTGGGTAGTTGATAAAATTTACCAAAATGAAGAAGAAGTAAAAGCAGACAATGCCGCTGCTGTAGCTAAGAAAGGTGCGGGCGCTTTCTATCAAACGGAGAAAACAGCTGCCGGTGATATTCGGTTTAAAGACTTAAACAATGATGGCGTAGTTAACAGCGACGACCGGCAATTCTTAGGTAGTTATTTACCTAAAGTTACTTATGGTATTAACGGTACGGCTAACTACAAAAACTTTGATTTAAGTTTATTTGTACAAGGCGTAACCGGCAATAAAGTGTATAATGCTACCAGAGCAGCTTTAGAAGGTGGTTTACGTTTATTTGGTGCCGGTACCGCTGTTTTAGATGCCTGGACTCCTACCCATACTGACACGAATGTGCCCAGAATGGTGAACGGCGATCCTAACCAAAATACGCGTCCTTCCGGCCGGTTCTTAGAAAACGGAGCTTTCACCAGATTAAGAAACATCACGCTTGGTTATACCATTCCTACCGCTACTCTTTCTTCTATTACCAATGGTAAAGTAAGCAGCTTCAGAGTTTATGTAACTTCTCAAAACCTGTTTACAATTACTAAATATTCAGGTTTAGATCCGGAAGTTGGCCAGGCACGGGGATCACTTTTAACCAATGGTATTGATTTTGGTACTTACCCGCAACCCAGAACTTTCCTGGGAGGTATCCAGGTGTCATTTTAA